The following coding sequences are from one Mesorhizobium onobrychidis window:
- a CDS encoding SDR family NAD(P)-dependent oxidoreductase — protein sequence MILKDRIAVVTGAGSGIGRAGAMIMAREGAVVVIADRDPSAGEATASDIRAAGGGAEAVATDVGDDAAVEQLIAGTLGKHGRIDILHNHAGVQVGGTLTEVGIDGMDASWRINVRAQFLAARLVMPSMIEQGGGVILNTASNSGVFYDREMIAYATSKHAVVAMTRQISLDYAKHNVRVNALCPGWVDTPFNEPFIAQMGGRDAIERYVRTKIPMQRWATAEEIAEAILFLVSDRSSFMTGQALVIDGGESIG from the coding sequence ATGATTCTGAAAGATCGCATCGCCGTGGTGACAGGCGCCGGTTCCGGCATCGGGCGTGCCGGCGCCATGATCATGGCCAGGGAAGGGGCGGTGGTGGTGATCGCCGACAGGGACCCGTCTGCCGGCGAAGCGACGGCCTCCGACATCCGTGCAGCCGGTGGCGGAGCCGAGGCGGTGGCTACCGATGTTGGCGACGACGCGGCGGTCGAGCAACTCATTGCGGGCACACTGGGCAAACATGGTCGGATCGACATCCTGCACAACCATGCCGGGGTCCAGGTCGGCGGCACGCTGACCGAAGTCGGCATCGACGGCATGGACGCCTCCTGGCGGATCAATGTGCGGGCGCAGTTCCTCGCGGCCAGGCTCGTCATGCCATCGATGATCGAACAGGGCGGCGGTGTCATCCTGAATACCGCCTCGAATTCGGGTGTGTTCTACGACCGTGAGATGATCGCCTACGCGACCTCAAAACATGCCGTGGTGGCGATGACCCGGCAGATATCGCTCGACTATGCCAAGCACAATGTGCGCGTCAACGCGCTCTGTCCCGGCTGGGTCGACACGCCCTTCAACGAGCCGTTCATCGCTCAGATGGGCGGGCGGGACGCGATCGAACGCTACGTTCGCACGAAGATTCCCATGCAGCGCTGGGCCACCGCGGAAGAAATAGCCGAGGCAATCCTGTTTCTCGTCTCCGATCGCTCGTCCTTCATGACCGGCCAGGCGCTGGTGATTGACGGCGGCGAGAGCATCGGCTGA